The window GTCTCACATGTCGAAGACCTTTCCCGCCGCCTCCTCTCGCGCGCGGAAATAGATCAGACTTCGTCCGGACCCGGAGTCGACTCGGCCGGCTTGCCGCAGTCGAAAGAGATCCCGTACTCGCGAATCTTGCGATAGAGCTTCGGCCTGGACCAGCCAATGTATCGAGCTGCCTTGGCTTTATCACCCAGGCTATCCCGCAGCGCTCGTTCGATGAGGATCTGCTCGCCCGTCTTGGGCTGATAAACTCGCGACCGCCCTTCGAAGAACCCCTCGAGACGACGAATCCGATCCGGGAGATCCCCGGGCTCGATGTGTGCCTCTTCGCTGAGGACCAGGCAGCGGTACACCGTGTTTTCCAGCTCGCGGATGTTGCCCGGCCATTCATAGGCACAGAGGAGATCCAGGGCACGCTCGTTGAAATGGCGCCGCGTACACCCGGTCCTGCGTATGTACCGATGGATGAAATGTTCGACGAGGTGCGGGATGTCTTCGCGACGGTCCCGCAACGGCGGCAGGGCGATCGTGATCACATTGATTCGATAGAAAAGATCGAGCCTGAAAAGCCCCTGCTCGACCAGACGCTGCAAGTCACGATTGGTCGCCGAGATGAAGCGAACGTCGATTCGGGTGGTGGTGCGGGATCCCACGGGACGGACCTCCCCCTCCTGGAGCACCCGCAGCAGCTTCGACTGCATGGCGAGCGACATGTCACCCAGCTCGTCGAGGAACAGGGTGCCGTGGTGAGCCAGCTCGAGAATTCCTTTGCGATCTCTTTCCGCACCGGTGAAGGAGCCGCGCACGTGCCCGAAAAGCTCGCTTTCCAGCAGCGTTTCCGTCAGTGCCGCGCAGTTCTCCGAGAAGAACGGTTTGGATGCCCGAAAG of the Candidatus Polarisedimenticolia bacterium genome contains:
- a CDS encoding sigma-54 dependent transcriptional regulator, with the translated sequence MERIDRLIGKAASCELPVLIVGESGTGKEIVAREIHRRGFRASKPFFSENCAALTETLLESELFGHVRGSFTGAERDRKGILELAHHGTLFLDELGDMSLAMQSKLLRVLQEGEVRPVGSRTTTRIDVRFISATNRDLQRLVEQGLFRLDLFYRINVITIALPPLRDRREDIPHLVEHFIHRYIRRTGCTRRHFNERALDLLCAYEWPGNIRELENTVYRCLVLSEEAHIEPGDLPDRIRRLEGFFEGRSRVYQPKTGEQILIERALRDSLGDKAKAARYIGWSRPKLYRKIREYGISFDCGKPAESTPGPDEV